The Odocoileus virginianus isolate 20LAN1187 ecotype Illinois chromosome 27, Ovbor_1.2, whole genome shotgun sequence genome has a window encoding:
- the LOC139031410 gene encoding histone H4 — protein sequence MSGRGKGGKGLGKGGAKRHRKVLRDNIQGITKPAIRRLARRGGVKRISGLIYEETRGVLKVFLENVIRDAVTYTEHAKRKTVTAMDVVYALKRQGRTLYGFGG from the coding sequence ATGTCTGGACGCGGTAAAGGTGGAAAAGGGCTTGGGAAAGGAGGCGCGAAGCGTCACCGTAAGGTTCTGCGGGATAACATTCAAGGTATTACAAAACCTGCGATCCGCCGCTTGGCTCGTCGCGGTGGGGTCAAGCGCATCTCTGGCCTCATTTACGAGGAAACTCGCGGGGTGCTGAAAGTGTTTTTGGAAAACGTGATTCGGGACGCGGTCACCTACACCGAACACGCCAAGCGAAAGACGGTCACGGCCATGGACGTCGTCTACGCACTGAAGCGTCAGGGACGCACTCTCTACGGATTTGGCGGCTAA